In Andreesenia angusta, the following are encoded in one genomic region:
- the rpoC gene encoding DNA-directed RNA polymerase subunit beta': MFELENFDSIKIGLASPEKIRQWSNGEVKKPETINYRTLKPEKEGLFCEKIFGPTKDWECHCGKYKRVRYKGVVCDRCGVEVTKSKVRRERMGHIELAAPVSHIWYFKGIPSRMGLILNMSPRILEKVLYFASYIVTDPGNTPLSEKDIMTEREYREAYEKYGNAFKASMGAEAVRELLANIDLEKESKDLKLQLKDSSGQKKIRIVRRLEVVEAFKASGNKPEWMVMDAIPVIPPDLRPMVQLDGGRFATSDLNDLYRRVINRNNRLKRLLDLGAPDIIVRNEKRMLQEAVDALIDNGRRGRPVTGPGNRPLKSLSDMLKGKQGRFRQNLLGKRVDYSGRSVIVVGPELKFYQCGLPKTMALELFKPFVMKRLVKDGHAHNIKSAKRMVEKVKPMVWDVLEEVIREHPVLLNRAPTLHRLGIQAFEPILVEGKAIKLHPLVCTAYNADFDGDQMAVHVPLSTEAQAEARFLMLSSNNILAPKDGRPITTPTQDMVLGSYYLTVEQSGVKGEGMMFKDFEEMLMAYQNKAVSLHARVKVRIKFADGETKLVESTVGRFIFNESIPQDLGFVDREKDKYSLEVDTLVDKKMLGKIVDKCYRRHGNTITAEVLDKIKEKGFKFSTKGAVTVSIEDIVVPDEKPALIKEAEELVDKYEKAYRRGLISNDERYERVIDVWTKTTDKVTDVLMNNLDSLNNIFIMAHSGARGSKNQIRQLGGMRGLMANASGMTVEQPIRANFREGLTVLEFFTSTHGSRKGLADTALRTADSGYLTRRLVDVSQDVIVREECCGTEEGTLARAFKDGKEVIESLWDRIEGRYSFEDVLNPETGEIIIKKNELITEDIADKIIAAGIEEVHIRNVFKCKTRHGVCAKCYGRNLATGSSVNIGEAVGIIAAQSIGEPGTQLTMRTFHTGGVAGADITQGLPRVEELFEARKPKGLAVISDIDGKVSIKESKRKREVIVTGEDGESKVYSIVYGSRIKVQEGDFIEAGDEITEGSVNPHDILRVKGILGVQSYIVKEVQRVYRLQGVDINDKHVEVIVRQMLNKVKIEDSGDTSLLSGSLVNVFEFEEANRKALEAGEEPATAERALLGITKASLATESFLSAASFQETTRVLTEAAIKGKTDKLIGLKENVLLGKLIPAGTGMKRYKNIALNTEEEELLESEELENTDDISVDTELN, from the coding sequence TTGTTTGAATTAGAAAATTTTGATTCAATTAAAATAGGATTGGCTTCTCCAGAGAAGATAAGACAGTGGTCTAATGGAGAGGTAAAGAAACCGGAAACTATAAACTACAGAACGCTAAAGCCTGAAAAAGAAGGACTTTTCTGTGAAAAGATATTTGGGCCTACTAAGGACTGGGAGTGTCACTGTGGAAAGTATAAAAGAGTTAGATATAAGGGTGTAGTATGTGACAGATGTGGAGTTGAAGTCACAAAATCTAAAGTGAGAAGAGAGAGAATGGGGCATATAGAGCTGGCTGCCCCTGTATCTCATATATGGTACTTTAAAGGTATACCTAGTAGAATGGGTCTGATACTCAATATGTCTCCTAGGATACTGGAGAAAGTGCTTTACTTTGCGTCCTATATAGTTACAGACCCTGGGAACACACCTCTTTCGGAAAAAGATATAATGACAGAGAGAGAGTACAGGGAAGCTTATGAGAAGTACGGAAATGCCTTCAAGGCGTCTATGGGAGCGGAGGCTGTAAGAGAGCTTCTGGCGAATATAGACCTCGAGAAGGAATCTAAAGACCTAAAGCTTCAGCTTAAAGACAGCTCAGGTCAGAAAAAGATAAGAATAGTCAGAAGGCTGGAAGTTGTAGAGGCTTTCAAGGCCTCGGGAAATAAGCCGGAGTGGATGGTTATGGATGCCATACCTGTAATTCCGCCGGATCTTAGACCTATGGTACAACTAGACGGAGGAAGATTTGCGACGTCTGACCTGAATGACCTTTACAGAAGGGTAATAAACAGAAACAACAGACTTAAGAGGCTTCTAGACCTTGGAGCTCCTGACATAATCGTCAGAAACGAAAAGAGAATGCTTCAAGAGGCTGTAGATGCCCTTATAGACAATGGAAGAAGAGGAAGACCTGTAACTGGACCTGGAAACAGGCCGCTCAAGTCGCTTTCTGACATGCTAAAAGGAAAGCAAGGAAGATTCAGACAGAACCTGCTTGGTAAAAGGGTTGACTACTCAGGACGTTCTGTTATAGTCGTAGGACCAGAGCTTAAGTTCTACCAATGTGGACTTCCAAAGACTATGGCGCTAGAGCTTTTCAAGCCTTTCGTAATGAAGAGACTTGTAAAAGACGGTCATGCACACAATATAAAGAGCGCCAAGAGAATGGTGGAGAAAGTCAAGCCTATGGTTTGGGATGTGCTAGAAGAAGTCATAAGAGAGCATCCTGTACTTCTTAACCGTGCACCTACGCTTCACAGACTTGGAATACAGGCATTCGAGCCTATACTAGTTGAAGGAAAGGCTATAAAGCTGCATCCACTTGTATGTACTGCTTACAATGCTGACTTCGATGGTGACCAAATGGCTGTACACGTTCCACTTTCAACAGAGGCGCAGGCAGAGGCTAGGTTCCTAATGCTTTCTTCGAACAACATACTGGCTCCGAAAGACGGAAGGCCGATAACTACACCTACTCAGGATATGGTACTAGGAAGCTACTACCTGACTGTAGAGCAGAGTGGAGTCAAGGGCGAAGGAATGATGTTCAAAGACTTTGAAGAGATGCTTATGGCCTACCAGAACAAGGCTGTTTCACTTCATGCAAGGGTAAAAGTCAGAATCAAGTTTGCAGATGGTGAGACGAAACTTGTGGAGAGTACTGTTGGAAGGTTTATATTCAACGAATCTATTCCTCAAGATCTTGGATTTGTAGACAGAGAGAAAGACAAATACTCTCTAGAGGTAGACACACTTGTGGACAAGAAAATGCTAGGCAAAATAGTGGACAAGTGCTACAGAAGGCATGGAAACACTATAACAGCAGAAGTACTGGACAAGATAAAGGAAAAAGGGTTCAAATTCTCGACTAAAGGAGCCGTGACTGTAAGTATAGAGGACATAGTTGTTCCAGACGAGAAGCCAGCACTTATAAAAGAAGCAGAAGAGCTTGTAGACAAATACGAGAAGGCATATAGAAGAGGTCTTATATCTAACGATGAGAGATATGAGAGGGTAATAGACGTCTGGACTAAGACTACAGATAAAGTTACAGATGTGCTAATGAACAACCTAGACAGCCTTAACAATATATTCATCATGGCTCATTCAGGAGCGAGGGGAAGTAAGAACCAGATAAGACAGCTTGGCGGTATGAGGGGTCTTATGGCGAATGCCTCTGGTATGACTGTAGAGCAGCCTATAAGGGCTAACTTCCGTGAAGGGCTTACAGTTCTAGAGTTCTTTACTTCAACTCACGGATCTCGTAAAGGACTTGCCGACACTGCGCTTAGAACTGCAGACTCTGGTTACTTGACTAGAAGACTTGTAGACGTAAGCCAGGACGTTATAGTCAGAGAAGAGTGCTGTGGAACAGAAGAGGGAACTCTTGCAAGAGCTTTCAAAGATGGAAAAGAAGTTATAGAGTCTCTATGGGACAGAATAGAGGGAAGATACAGCTTTGAAGACGTATTGAATCCTGAAACAGGAGAAATCATTATCAAGAAAAATGAGCTTATAACTGAAGATATAGCTGACAAGATAATAGCTGCTGGAATAGAAGAGGTTCATATCAGAAACGTATTCAAGTGTAAAACTAGACATGGAGTATGTGCTAAATGCTATGGAAGAAACCTTGCAACAGGAAGCTCTGTAAACATAGGAGAAGCTGTTGGAATAATAGCAGCACAGTCCATAGGTGAGCCAGGAACACAGCTTACCATGAGAACTTTCCACACTGGTGGAGTTGCTGGAGCCGATATAACACAAGGTCTTCCAAGGGTTGAGGAGCTTTTTGAGGCTAGAAAACCTAAGGGTCTTGCTGTAATATCCGATATAGACGGTAAGGTCTCTATAAAAGAGAGCAAGAGAAAGAGAGAGGTTATAGTCACTGGAGAAGACGGTGAATCTAAAGTCTACAGTATAGTCTATGGATCTAGAATCAAGGTTCAAGAAGGAGACTTTATAGAAGCTGGAGATGAGATCACAGAGGGATCTGTAAACCCACACGATATCCTAAGAGTTAAGGGCATACTTGGAGTCCAGAGCTATATAGTAAAAGAGGTTCAGAGAGTTTACAGACTTCAAGGGGTTGACATAAACGACAAGCACGTCGAAGTAATAGTTAGACAGATGTTGAACAAGGTCAAGATAGAAGACTCTGGAGACACTAGTCTACTTTCAGGAAGTCTTGTAAATGTATTTGAGTTTGAGGAAGCGAACAGAAAAGCGCTAGAAGCTGGTGAAGAGCCTGCTACAGCGGAGAGAGCGCTTCTAGGTATAACTAAGGCATCTCTTGCCACAGAGTCGTTCCTTTCGGCTGCATCTTTCCAGGAGACTACTAGAGTCTTGACGGAAGCTGCAATAAAGGGCAAGACAGACAAGCTAATAGGCCTTAAAGAGAATGTCCTCTTAGGTAAACTGATTCCGGCTGGAACAGGCATGAAGAGGTACAAGAATATAGCTCTAAACACTGAGGAAGAAGAACTTCTAGAGTCAGAAGAATTAGAAAACACAGACGATATATCGGTTGACACTGAACTTAACTAG
- a CDS encoding ribosomal L7Ae/L30e/S12e/Gadd45 family protein codes for MLQGFKDKDIVVGTKQVKRAVSSGKAELVLLAKDTEEKVISELVAICKDREVKIKYVSTMVELGKTCGIDVKAASAALLK; via the coding sequence ATGTTACAGGGCTTCAAAGACAAAGATATAGTAGTTGGAACAAAGCAAGTAAAAAGAGCTGTTTCTTCTGGGAAAGCTGAGCTAGTACTACTGGCTAAGGACACAGAAGAAAAGGTCATCAGTGAACTCGTGGCGATATGTAAAGATAGAGAAGTGAAAATCAAATACGTATCTACTATGGTGGAACTGGGTAAAACTTGTGGGATTGACGTTAAAGCGGCATCCGCTGCTTTATTGAAATAA
- the rpsL gene encoding 30S ribosomal protein S12, producing MPTISQLVRKGREKVTYKSKSAHLGVNYNTLKKKYTKTNSPQKRGVCTAVKTVTPKKPNSALRKIARVRLTNGLEVSAYIPGIGHNLQEHSVVLIRGGRVKDLPGVRYHIVRGTLDTAGVDKRMQSRSKYGTKKPKSN from the coding sequence ATGCCAACTATCAGCCAATTAGTAAGAAAAGGTAGAGAAAAGGTAACTTACAAATCTAAATCTGCACACTTAGGAGTTAACTACAACACTTTAAAGAAGAAGTACACTAAAACTAACTCTCCACAGAAGAGAGGGGTTTGTACTGCTGTTAAGACAGTAACACCTAAGAAACCTAACTCGGCGCTTAGAAAAATAGCAAGGGTTAGATTGACTAACGGATTAGAGGTTTCTGCTTACATTCCTGGAATAGGACATAACCTACAGGAGCACAGTGTTGTGCTTATAAGAGGTGGAAGAGTTAAAGACTTACCAGGAGTTAGATACCATATAGTAAGAGGAACTCTAGACACAGCTGGTGTAGATAAGAGAATGCAGTCAAGATCAAAATACGGTACTAAGAAGCCAAAGAGTAACTAA
- the rpsG gene encoding 30S ribosomal protein S7 codes for MPRKGHVSKREVMPDPIYKDRVITKLINQVMLDGKKGKAQKIVYGAFDYVKEQTGEDALEVFYKALNNIMPVLEVKARRVGGANYQVPIEVRPERRQTIGLRWLVGYTRKRGEKTMVERLAKEIMDAANDSGASVKKKEETHKMAEANKAFAHYRW; via the coding sequence GTGCCAAGAAAAGGACATGTTTCTAAAAGAGAAGTTATGCCAGATCCTATATACAAGGACAGAGTTATAACTAAATTGATAAATCAAGTAATGCTAGATGGTAAAAAAGGTAAAGCTCAAAAAATAGTCTATGGTGCATTTGACTACGTTAAGGAGCAAACAGGAGAAGACGCCCTAGAGGTGTTTTACAAGGCTTTAAACAACATAATGCCAGTACTAGAAGTAAAGGCAAGACGTGTTGGAGGAGCTAACTATCAGGTGCCTATAGAAGTTAGACCAGAGAGAAGACAGACAATAGGACTTAGATGGCTTGTGGGATACACAAGAAAAAGAGGCGAGAAGACCATGGTAGAGAGACTAGCTAAGGAAATCATGGATGCAGCTAACGATTCAGGAGCTAGTGTTAAGAAAAAAGAAGAAACACACAAAATGGCAGAAGCCAACAAGGCGTTTGCACATTACAGATGGTAA